From Candidatus Zymogenus saltonus, the proteins below share one genomic window:
- a CDS encoding PQQ-like beta-propeller repeat protein, with amino-acid sequence MRKLLVTAITILLIAPLFFGCAPNENKDVPVKLKWCYKTGFYKYSAPTVVNGTVYVGDQQDYVYAIDKDTGKLEWCFCERGAIFTSPSVADGVVYVGRFYGPYDDGRLYAIDARSGKLKWRFDLVGVITLSGSPRAVDGIVYIGCSDNYFYAVNADSGELKWRFKTGASILCTPIVADGIVYFGSRDDHIYALDANNGEMKWRYEVGGWMDFSPSIVDDVIYVGSNDKHLYAIDRDTGVLKWRFETGEKILSSPSVVEGLVYIGSADNFL; translated from the coding sequence ATGAGAAAGTTACTGGTAACCGCAATTACAATATTATTGATTGCACCACTTTTTTTTGGGTGTGCCCCAAATGAAAACAAAGACGTTCCTGTCAAATTGAAGTGGTGCTACAAGACTGGATTTTATAAATACTCCGCCCCCACAGTAGTTAATGGAACTGTCTATGTAGGAGACCAACAAGACTATGTTTATGCTATAGACAAAGATACGGGTAAACTGGAGTGGTGTTTTTGTGAGAGAGGTGCCATATTTACATCCCCATCAGTAGCTGATGGTGTGGTTTATGTGGGAAGATTTTATGGTCCTTATGATGACGGTCGTCTTTATGCTATAGATGCAAGAAGTGGTAAGTTGAAGTGGCGCTTTGACCTGGTAGGTGTTATTACATTGTCTGGTTCGCCCAGAGCAGTTGATGGTATAGTCTATATAGGATGTTCAGATAATTACTTTTATGCCGTTAATGCTGATAGCGGTGAACTTAAATGGCGCTTTAAAACAGGAGCCAGTATATTATGCACACCCATTGTTGCTGACGGTATTGTTTATTTCGGAAGCAGAGATGATCATATATATGCCCTTGATGCTAATAATGGTGAGATGAAGTGGCGTTATGAAGTGGGAGGTTGGATGGATTTCTCTCCTTCTATTGTTGACGATGTAATCTATGTAGGTAGTAATGATAAGCATCTTTATGCCATTGATAGAGATACAGGTGTGTTGAAGTGGCGATTTGAGACAGGAGAAAAAATACTTTCTTCTCCCTCAGTAGTTGAAGGTTTAGTGTATATAGGATCTGCAGATAATTTTTTGT